A window of Hippoglossus stenolepis isolate QCI-W04-F060 chromosome 16, HSTE1.2, whole genome shotgun sequence contains these coding sequences:
- the c16h16orf72 gene encoding telomere attrition and p53 response 1 protein, which produces MEEKKEDGDSEIQEHGPEHWFSKWERQCLAEAEQREPSEEEADNDQDKLWHLFQNSATAVAQLYKDRVCHQQGLSLWVPFQNAATAVTNLYKESVEAHQRSFDRGIQIGHQRRNKDMLAWVKKRRRTIRREELISFLCGKAPPHRSSRANSRLAMVAPSRANSPSETGSSVEADLQPFREAIALHGLSGAMASISVRSGAPGSPTHVSGSSSNGGGAAGGGSSGAGPVCRSRRNGLQDVDLNTFISEEMALHLDSTGSASAGGVGTRKRNSTQCSDVITDSPTHKRNRMI; this is translated from the exons atggaggagaagaaggaagacGGAGACTCGGAGATACAGGAACACGGACCCGAGCACTGGTTCTCAAAATGGGAGCGGCAGTGTTTGGCCGAGGCGGAGCAGAGGGAGCCGAGCGAGGAGGAGGCCGACAACGACCAGGATAAACTGTGGCACCTCTTCCAGAACTCCGCTACCGCCGTAGCACAGTTATACAAAG ACAGAGTATGCCACCAGCAGGGCCTGTCACTGTGGGTGCCGTTTCAGAACGCCGCTACAGCAGTTACCAACCTCTACAAAG AGAGTGTGGAGGCCCATCAGAGAAGCTTTGATCGGGGCATCCAAATAGGCCATCAGCGCCGTAATAAG GACATGTTGGCCTGGGTGAAAAAGCGCCGGAGAACCATTCGCAGGGAGGAGCTCATCAGCTTTCTGTGCGGCAAAGCACCACcacacaggagcagcagggCTAACTCCCGGCTGGCCATGGTGGCCCCTAGTCGAGCTAATTCACCATCGGAGACGGGCTCGTCTGTGGAGGCAGACCTCCAGCCCTTCAGGGAGGCCATAGCACTGCATG GTCTAAGTGGAGCCATGGCAAGCATCAGTGTGCGCTCCGGTGCTCCAGGTTCTCCCACACATGTGAGCGGGAGCAGCAGTAATGGGGGCggtgctgctggaggtggtTCTTCTGGCGCTGGGCCGGTGTGCCGCAGCAGGCGCAATGGGCTCCAAGACGTGGACCTGAACACTTTCATCTCAGAGGAGATGGCCCTGCATCTGGACTCTACAGGCTCTGCCTCCGCTGGAGGGGTAGGAACCAGGAAACGAAATTCCACCCAGTGTAGTGATGTCATCACAGACTCTCCTACTCACAAACGTAACAGGATGATCTGA